From the genome of Devriesea agamarum, one region includes:
- a CDS encoding CgeB family protein: MRGGRSRRLMLAIALPGGLGLLLWLVAIWMATGHAIIALLATAAIALFALATGLLVLSLHRHQARQLTAVEKRLYKELTRLVYFTRRTPAIAGTVGRLAQLQSSAEHAAQLTGPQPHATGAVTAYLPGQTKGLPIKARITSGFKLHDSAPDDIAFALTKQPLSVTIQEEGLRHLTMRVQLEAAPQSQIIRAGIVTIKAYNARGTELPPVSMLKHSPEVGQYIYLDLNKLTDLTLDIPLPVTTQSVTLAFCSWAAEPGTVRIRNLIEAKTSVTSASGPAAAGSAAMPAVTARDRDQTIAAPPKRRMRDLRVAMICDEFTYNSFSPEFHAIPLEPSTWRQTLESEPVDFFFCESAWSGVNSQTRPWKGQIYSSVNFARENRTELLNILAFCSEHGIPTVFWNKEDPSHYDDKVHNFIDTAKLFDHIFTTDADCVERYRRDLGHSSVHVLPFAAQPRIYNPRSTGHRSDDVLFAGSWYTYHEQRSQVMQQIMDGIVSRGLNLKIFDRFFGGDDPNHFFPEKYAPFLHPPVSHRQLAQEYRTVNYGLNFNTVTDSPTMFARRIFELAASNVAVISNWSAGVESMFGDSIMYPDRDPSCLDLLGTADGEDRRYWAMLTTLREHTYTQRVADIVKVLGLDVDIPGPGLTLLQAVHHETEINQLLHQRHTLGDAVSHHCFVLSKSIPNDRLSALYLDLNRYGSTCVSSAVLRTQPVRLASFAPDDHVLLTDARTTVDPAAVRDATAHTSYEDGPISVHKATREFSYVCIPSTLGTVVHRDALDPRDPIGADKPIVAYHL, translated from the coding sequence ATGAGAGGTGGGCGATCCCGCCGGTTAATGCTGGCCATCGCCCTGCCCGGAGGGCTGGGTTTGCTGCTGTGGCTGGTCGCGATATGGATGGCGACCGGTCATGCCATCATCGCCCTCCTTGCCACGGCAGCAATCGCACTGTTCGCTCTCGCCACCGGGCTACTTGTGCTCAGTCTGCACCGCCACCAAGCGCGCCAGCTCACAGCGGTCGAAAAGCGTCTTTACAAGGAACTCACCCGGCTGGTCTACTTCACCCGCCGCACCCCAGCCATTGCCGGAACCGTCGGCCGACTGGCGCAACTCCAGTCCTCGGCTGAACACGCCGCTCAGCTGACCGGCCCGCAGCCGCATGCCACCGGCGCCGTCACCGCTTACCTGCCCGGCCAAACCAAAGGCCTCCCCATAAAGGCCCGGATTACCAGTGGTTTCAAGCTTCACGACAGCGCACCGGACGACATTGCTTTCGCACTGACTAAGCAACCTCTCAGCGTCACGATCCAGGAAGAGGGGCTTCGCCACCTCACCATGCGGGTGCAGTTGGAAGCCGCACCGCAAAGCCAGATCATTCGCGCCGGGATTGTCACGATCAAGGCATACAATGCTCGCGGCACAGAGCTTCCTCCGGTCTCAATGCTCAAGCATTCCCCCGAAGTCGGTCAGTACATCTACCTCGATCTCAATAAGCTCACCGACCTCACCTTAGATATTCCGCTCCCAGTCACCACTCAATCAGTAACCCTGGCGTTTTGCAGCTGGGCCGCCGAACCCGGGACTGTACGCATCCGCAATCTCATTGAGGCAAAAACCTCCGTAACCAGCGCCTCCGGTCCAGCCGCCGCGGGATCAGCGGCCATGCCGGCGGTAACCGCCCGCGACCGAGACCAGACCATCGCCGCGCCCCCGAAGCGGCGCATGCGCGATCTGCGGGTCGCGATGATCTGCGACGAATTTACATATAACTCTTTTAGCCCAGAATTCCATGCAATCCCCCTTGAGCCGTCAACCTGGCGGCAAACCCTTGAATCCGAGCCCGTAGATTTCTTTTTCTGCGAATCCGCATGGTCGGGAGTCAACTCCCAGACCCGGCCATGGAAGGGCCAGATCTATTCCAGCGTGAACTTCGCTCGGGAAAACCGCACCGAGCTTCTCAACATTCTCGCGTTTTGCTCAGAACACGGAATTCCCACCGTGTTCTGGAATAAAGAGGACCCCTCGCATTACGACGATAAAGTCCACAACTTTATCGACACAGCGAAACTATTCGACCATATCTTCACCACCGATGCCGACTGCGTTGAACGCTACCGTCGCGATCTCGGGCACAGCAGCGTGCACGTGCTTCCGTTCGCCGCGCAACCGAGGATTTACAACCCCCGTTCCACCGGCCACCGCAGTGACGACGTCCTGTTTGCGGGCTCCTGGTACACCTACCATGAACAGCGCTCCCAGGTCATGCAGCAGATCATGGACGGCATCGTGAGCCGGGGACTGAACCTCAAGATCTTTGACCGGTTCTTCGGAGGGGATGACCCCAACCACTTCTTCCCGGAGAAATACGCCCCCTTCTTACATCCCCCGGTCTCACACCGTCAGCTCGCCCAGGAATACCGCACGGTCAACTACGGTCTAAACTTCAATACCGTCACCGACTCCCCCACCATGTTCGCCCGGCGGATCTTTGAGCTTGCCGCCTCCAACGTCGCCGTTATATCGAATTGGTCAGCCGGAGTGGAGAGCATGTTCGGGGACTCGATCATGTATCCAGACCGCGACCCGTCCTGCCTCGACCTGCTCGGAACAGCTGACGGCGAGGACCGGCGCTACTGGGCCATGCTCACCACCTTGCGCGAGCACACCTACACCCAGCGCGTGGCCGACATCGTGAAAGTGCTTGGGTTGGACGTCGATATTCCCGGCCCCGGCCTGACCCTGCTACAAGCAGTGCATCACGAAACCGAAATCAACCAGCTGCTGCATCAGCGGCACACACTCGGGGACGCCGTATCGCACCACTGCTTCGTGCTGTCTAAGTCCATCCCCAACGACCGGTTGAGCGCGCTGTATCTCGACCTCAACCGCTATGGCTCAACCTGCGTCTCATCCGCGGTGCTGCGCACCCAGCCGGTGCGACTGGCATCCTTTGCCCCCGACGACCATGTGCTCCTGACCGATGCGAGGACGACCGTCGATCCGGCAGCCGTCCGAGACGCAACCGCCCATACGAGCTACGAGGACGGACCCATCAGCGTGCACAAGGCGACCCGAGAATTCTCCTACGTCTGCATTCCCAGCACACTGGGCACCGTCGTACACCGCGATGCGCTCGACCCGCGTGACCCCATCGGCGCGGATAAACCAATCGTCGCGTACCACCTCTGA
- a CDS encoding ABC transporter ATP-binding protein, producing MAADSEMRNLWPAGKDSSRPTAAPAADLQRSDRISVVADDVRLRYTTTKVSRPGTSRGLRVRLGARRQRVSVLALRGVSFSVTEGEFVGIIGRNGSGKSSLLRVLAGLEAPTSGSVLTSARPMLLGVSAALIPHLTGAQNIRLGCLAMGMTPEQADEAFNSVVELSALGDAIDLPMQTYSSGMGARLRFAISLAASPEILMIDEALATGDAVFMDRSKRAMKQMLERAGTVFLVNHAAQAIEEMCTRAIWMDHGRMVMDGEAVTVARKYRWFAHNLAQGDTAKAASLLQAAMEEGESTRAPAPPERIKLPQNVPARRQSIRGRHRRFGEAPVIETQALDPYGQHHRAHGGEAP from the coding sequence ATGGCGGCGGACAGTGAGATGCGAAACCTGTGGCCCGCGGGCAAAGACTCCTCCCGCCCCACTGCGGCCCCGGCAGCGGACCTGCAACGCAGCGACAGAATCTCCGTGGTCGCCGACGATGTGCGACTGCGCTACACCACGACCAAAGTCTCTCGGCCGGGAACATCTCGTGGTCTTCGCGTGCGTCTAGGTGCCCGTCGCCAGCGGGTGAGTGTGCTAGCGCTGCGAGGCGTGTCGTTCTCCGTGACCGAAGGGGAATTCGTCGGCATTATCGGTCGCAACGGCTCCGGCAAAAGCTCGCTGCTGCGGGTTCTGGCTGGGCTTGAAGCACCCACGTCAGGCAGTGTGCTCACCAGTGCCAGGCCGATGCTGCTGGGTGTGAGCGCCGCGCTGATTCCGCATCTCACCGGAGCCCAGAACATCAGACTCGGGTGCCTTGCTATGGGGATGACTCCGGAGCAGGCCGATGAAGCGTTCAACTCGGTGGTGGAACTGTCTGCGCTCGGAGATGCCATCGATCTGCCGATGCAGACCTATTCCTCCGGCATGGGGGCACGGTTGCGGTTCGCGATCTCGCTGGCCGCCAGCCCCGAAATCTTAATGATCGACGAAGCGTTAGCGACGGGCGATGCCGTGTTCATGGATCGTTCAAAACGCGCCATGAAACAGATGCTCGAACGGGCGGGCACCGTATTCCTGGTCAACCATGCGGCCCAAGCCATTGAGGAAATGTGCACCCGGGCCATCTGGATGGATCACGGGCGCATGGTGATGGATGGGGAAGCGGTTACCGTTGCGCGCAAATATCGCTGGTTCGCGCATAACCTCGCCCAGGGCGATACCGCTAAAGCCGCAAGCTTGCTGCAAGCAGCGATGGAAGAGGGGGAGTCTACCCGCGCCCCGGCTCCGCCTGAACGTATCAAATTGCCGCAGAACGTGCCTGCCCGCAGGCAGAGTATTCGGGGTCGTCATCGTCGTTTTGGTGAGGCGCCGGTGATCGAAACGCAAGCCCTTGACCCTTATGGTCAGCACCATCGTGCTCATGGAGGAGAGGCTCCATGA
- a CDS encoding DUF6270 domain-containing protein, which translates to MSRSAKVVIYGSCVSRDALEFVTTDDVSVDHYIARQSLLSAFGGPVEIDVDTSGLTSPFQRRMVEGDIAGSAAVVLRERTPECDVLLWDLMDERDGVYETPGGGRITNSVELRSTDFVARWKETCRLTRFGSRRYMRLFDDALRSFADLLDDIGCRERSLLIAAPLATSPLAGVHADADALSKIKGQQEAFGSPMQELAERVQEEGLPVLFVPDEVCSFDPQHKWGLASYHYSADFYRFVVGELERRLGVGLRSVSKDAGCRLSLAQPHALASDGVARHHIGRPCQGVSAQLTVTGTARDPLRGALMVLTFREEEKFKVHGANYTEFKGHGHYVYIPLRSQQDIATFNVSWDEPRYLKSVDIVPWEGAKDLLVHRFDVEVKR; encoded by the coding sequence GTGAGCAGATCTGCCAAGGTAGTTATCTATGGGAGCTGCGTGAGCCGGGATGCTCTGGAATTTGTCACGACCGATGACGTGAGTGTCGATCACTACATTGCCCGGCAGTCGTTGCTCAGCGCGTTTGGCGGTCCGGTCGAGATCGATGTCGATACCTCGGGTCTAACCTCGCCGTTTCAGCGCCGCATGGTGGAGGGTGACATTGCGGGATCGGCGGCAGTTGTTCTGCGTGAACGCACCCCAGAATGTGATGTGCTGCTGTGGGACCTGATGGATGAACGCGATGGCGTGTACGAGACTCCGGGCGGGGGCCGGATCACCAACTCGGTGGAACTGCGTTCAACCGACTTTGTCGCCCGTTGGAAAGAAACCTGTCGTTTGACCCGATTTGGAAGCCGTCGGTATATGCGGCTCTTCGATGATGCTCTGCGCAGTTTCGCAGATCTTCTCGATGACATCGGGTGCCGGGAGCGTTCGTTGCTGATCGCGGCCCCGCTCGCGACGAGCCCGCTGGCGGGAGTGCACGCCGATGCGGACGCGCTCAGTAAAATTAAAGGACAGCAGGAGGCTTTTGGCTCGCCGATGCAGGAATTGGCTGAGCGTGTTCAGGAGGAGGGGCTGCCCGTTCTCTTTGTTCCCGACGAGGTGTGTTCATTTGATCCTCAGCACAAATGGGGACTGGCTTCCTATCACTATTCCGCCGATTTTTATCGCTTTGTGGTCGGGGAGCTTGAACGGCGTCTGGGGGTCGGCTTGCGGTCGGTGAGCAAGGATGCTGGTTGTCGCCTGAGCTTGGCGCAGCCCCATGCACTGGCTTCGGACGGTGTTGCGCGTCATCACATCGGACGCCCGTGCCAAGGTGTCAGTGCGCAACTCACGGTGACGGGAACTGCACGGGATCCATTGCGGGGGGCGCTGATGGTGCTGACGTTCCGCGAGGAGGAAAAGTTTAAGGTCCACGGGGCGAACTACACCGAGTTCAAAGGGCACGGGCATTACGTGTACATTCCGCTGCGGTCGCAGCAGGATATTGCGACCTTTAACGTGTCATGGGATGAGCCGCGCTACCTCAAATCGGTCGATATTGTGCCGTGGGAAGGCGCGAAAGACCTCCTCGTGCACCGCTTCGATGTCGAGGTCAAGCGCTGA
- a CDS encoding glycosyltransferase, with protein MTLDDHPALTIIIPCHNAAQKVQPCLSSLRALNAVLDSLEVLFIDDRSDDNTVDILQSAAATHPNWQVITLEANSGSPSRPRNVGINAAQGQYVLFIDADDEVIVDSVLALLRDAHQHHADIVRSPLIVDNGKSRWVANRITDFPHDGTHRDQVISILTHQSTTVSTMVRTQLLREHDVRWPEDLRMGEDTVFLTAALLAATSIRYVDEPVQVYHKAVTAQASSTQQYGERELRNHLTVWSDVDTLLRPLDVRFFDLRGQVALQSVFEALRLHGTGDITRATHTRFQEYLTSTVDCLNLDSLRPRNRGSIATLLDGSYEDFVHDCKPRLLIAGYDLKFIRSAEESLSTEFTVRYDEWSGHDTHDPATSRDLLDWADVIWCEWLLGNAVWYAKHKRAEQRLIVRIHRFELTRSFGHQIAMDTVDAFVGVSVHTLEEAIHTFNLPREKTAVIPNYLALDKYTAADPHNESRPFDLAMVGIVPALKGYRRALDLLLALRAIDSRYTLTLYGKTPDSLPWLMRDPAERKYFEDCEHFIEDNGLTDYVRTAGWSDLRSTVHRHGFVLSMSDLESFHLAPAEAFATGNQGVFVNWRGVEYIYPARYIFSTVAEMAAYIAANRDLTTFTANAQEGVAHVRARYDVSGFTASVKDLVRRS; from the coding sequence GTGACCCTCGACGACCATCCCGCTCTCACCATCATCATTCCGTGCCACAATGCCGCGCAGAAAGTGCAGCCGTGCCTGTCCTCCCTGCGCGCGCTGAATGCGGTGCTGGACTCCCTAGAAGTCCTATTTATCGACGACCGGTCTGACGACAACACCGTCGATATCCTTCAATCTGCCGCCGCAACCCACCCCAACTGGCAGGTGATCACCCTAGAAGCCAACAGCGGGTCCCCATCGCGTCCGCGCAATGTTGGAATTAACGCCGCTCAGGGCCAGTACGTGCTGTTCATCGACGCCGACGACGAAGTGATCGTGGACTCCGTGCTGGCTCTGCTGCGCGACGCCCACCAGCACCACGCCGATATCGTGCGTTCCCCGCTGATCGTGGACAACGGCAAGTCGCGGTGGGTAGCAAACCGCATCACCGACTTCCCTCACGACGGCACGCACCGGGATCAAGTCATCTCGATCCTCACCCACCAGAGCACCACCGTCTCGACCATGGTCCGCACCCAACTGCTCAGAGAGCACGATGTGCGTTGGCCAGAAGACTTACGCATGGGAGAAGACACCGTCTTCCTCACCGCAGCGTTGCTGGCGGCAACTAGCATCCGATACGTCGACGAGCCGGTGCAGGTTTACCACAAAGCCGTCACCGCCCAGGCGTCCTCAACCCAGCAGTACGGAGAACGTGAACTGCGCAACCACCTCACCGTGTGGTCAGACGTAGACACCCTGCTGCGCCCATTGGATGTGCGCTTTTTCGACCTGCGCGGGCAGGTCGCTTTACAAAGCGTGTTTGAAGCGCTGCGCCTACACGGCACCGGGGACATCACCCGCGCCACACATACCCGTTTCCAGGAATACCTCACCTCCACGGTGGACTGTCTGAACCTCGACTCGCTGCGACCGCGCAACCGAGGATCCATTGCGACACTCCTGGATGGCTCCTATGAAGATTTCGTTCACGACTGCAAACCGCGGCTGCTTATCGCAGGCTACGACCTGAAATTTATCCGTTCCGCCGAGGAAAGCCTGTCCACCGAGTTCACCGTGCGCTATGACGAATGGTCCGGGCACGACACGCATGACCCGGCCACTAGCCGGGACTTGCTGGACTGGGCCGACGTGATCTGGTGCGAATGGCTGCTGGGTAATGCCGTCTGGTACGCCAAGCACAAGCGGGCCGAGCAGCGCCTGATCGTGAGGATTCACCGGTTTGAACTCACCCGGTCCTTCGGGCACCAGATCGCCATGGACACGGTCGATGCGTTCGTCGGGGTCAGCGTGCACACCCTGGAAGAGGCCATCCACACCTTCAACCTGCCCCGCGAAAAAACCGCTGTCATCCCCAATTACCTCGCCCTGGATAAATACACCGCTGCCGACCCTCACAATGAGTCACGCCCGTTTGACCTCGCCATGGTAGGGATCGTTCCAGCGCTCAAAGGGTATCGCCGAGCGTTAGACCTGCTGCTGGCCTTGCGCGCCATTGACTCGCGCTACACGCTGACGCTGTATGGCAAAACCCCCGACAGCCTGCCTTGGCTGATGCGTGACCCCGCTGAACGCAAGTATTTCGAGGACTGCGAGCACTTCATTGAGGACAACGGTCTCACCGATTACGTGCGCACCGCTGGATGGAGCGACTTGCGGTCGACCGTGCACCGTCACGGATTCGTGCTGTCGATGAGCGACCTCGAAAGTTTCCATCTGGCACCGGCGGAGGCGTTTGCCACCGGTAACCAGGGTGTGTTCGTGAATTGGCGCGGCGTTGAGTACATCTACCCGGCCCGCTATATTTTCTCCACGGTCGCCGAAATGGCGGCGTACATTGCGGCGAACCGAGATCTGACCACCTTCACCGCCAACGCTCAGGAGGGCGTGGCGCATGTGCGGGCACGATATGACGTCAGCGGTTTCACTGCATCGGTCAAAGATCTGGTGCGCCGCTCATAA
- the wecB gene encoding non-hydrolyzing UDP-N-acetylglucosamine 2-epimerase, translated as MRVMTIYGTRPEAIKVAPVIKAIDMAEDMDSIVVVTGQHREMLDQVNQLFEIVPDRDLDIMSAGQSLNGIVARVIEGVDRVLEEQAPDAVIVQGDTSTVMGAAIAAFNRRIPVIHLEAGLRSGCIDSPFPEEANRKLTTQITRLHLAPTAISKANLVAEGVDPNAVIVTGNSVIDALLHMSARKVTLSDERLERLSADSERKVLLVTTHRRENLGAAMSDIASAVAALAEKYPDLTVVLPLHRNPLVRQTMVPPLVGLPNVIMTEPLGYAEFTKVLAMADVVLTDSGGVQEEAPSLGKPVLVMRDNTERPEAVLAGTVKLVGTERDRLVDEVSRLLDCEDAYRAMANAVNPYGDGLAARRTLEAIRWAFLGGARPADFVPDIDVNAGLNLDVGTETATGAGIHAPTFAGTSVDTPGTMSEPPGCR; from the coding sequence ATGCGTGTTATGACCATTTACGGCACCAGGCCGGAAGCGATTAAGGTTGCGCCGGTCATCAAAGCCATTGACATGGCCGAGGACATGGACAGCATCGTGGTTGTCACCGGCCAGCACCGGGAGATGCTCGATCAGGTCAATCAGCTTTTTGAAATCGTTCCCGACCGGGATCTCGACATTATGTCGGCCGGTCAGAGCCTCAATGGCATTGTGGCTCGGGTGATCGAGGGCGTAGATCGAGTCCTGGAAGAGCAGGCCCCCGACGCGGTTATAGTTCAAGGCGATACGTCCACGGTGATGGGCGCGGCCATTGCAGCGTTTAACCGGCGCATTCCCGTGATCCACTTGGAGGCGGGGCTCAGGTCGGGTTGCATTGACTCGCCGTTCCCTGAAGAAGCCAACCGGAAACTGACCACTCAAATCACGCGGCTGCATTTAGCGCCCACCGCGATCTCGAAAGCAAACCTGGTCGCAGAAGGTGTGGATCCGAACGCCGTGATCGTCACCGGAAACAGTGTGATCGACGCTCTTTTGCACATGTCGGCGCGCAAGGTGACGCTCAGCGACGAACGTCTTGAACGGCTGTCGGCGGACAGTGAGCGCAAGGTCCTTCTCGTCACCACCCATCGGCGGGAAAACTTGGGTGCTGCGATGTCAGATATCGCCTCCGCGGTGGCCGCGCTCGCCGAGAAATATCCCGACCTGACGGTGGTGCTTCCGCTACACCGCAACCCGCTGGTGCGCCAGACGATGGTTCCACCCCTGGTGGGTCTCCCGAACGTGATCATGACCGAACCCCTGGGGTACGCCGAGTTCACGAAGGTTCTGGCTATGGCCGACGTGGTGCTGACCGACTCTGGCGGTGTCCAAGAAGAAGCGCCGAGCCTGGGTAAACCTGTTCTGGTGATGCGCGATAACACTGAGCGTCCCGAAGCGGTTCTGGCCGGAACCGTCAAACTCGTGGGCACGGAGCGGGATCGGCTGGTGGATGAGGTTTCACGCCTGCTCGATTGCGAGGATGCCTATCGGGCGATGGCTAATGCGGTGAATCCCTACGGCGACGGATTGGCGGCTCGCCGCACCCTTGAGGCGATTCGCTGGGCGTTCCTGGGCGGTGCCCGGCCCGCTGACTTTGTGCCGGACATCGACGTGAACGCCGGCCTGAACCTCGACGTGGGCACCGAGACCGCCACCGGCGCGGGAATCCACGCGCCCACCTTTGCTGGCACCTCTGTAGACACACCGGGAACGATGTCGGAGCCACCCGGATGTCGGTGA